A region of Plantactinospora sp. BC1 DNA encodes the following proteins:
- a CDS encoding peptidase inhibitor family I36 protein — translation MLVGRLRSSLLVAGLSVVALLGTSGAASAAQVSTSDAATCPSNALCLYDGVGFTGEMFAVTSLNPSGTCVSLVDAGWDDRAHSVRNTHSRSSAMFMNDDCLGDPYQVSGNSSISNLGTFTPDSVWVQR, via the coding sequence GTGTTGGTAGGGCGTCTGCGTTCCTCTCTGCTCGTAGCAGGTCTGTCGGTGGTGGCTCTGTTGGGTACGTCCGGTGCCGCCTCGGCGGCCCAGGTGTCCACAAGCGACGCCGCAACCTGTCCGTCGAATGCTCTCTGCCTGTACGACGGAGTCGGATTCACCGGTGAGATGTTCGCCGTGACCTCCCTCAACCCCAGCGGCACCTGTGTGAGCCTGGTGGACGCTGGTTGGGACGACCGGGCCCACTCCGTGCGGAACACGCACAGCCGCAGCTCGGCCATGTTCATGAACGACGACTGCCTCGGCGACCCGTACCAGGTCTCGGGCAACTCCAGCATCTCCAACCTGGGCACGTTCACCCCGGACAGCGTCTGGGTGCAGCGGTAG
- a CDS encoding MMPL family transporter gives MAALLYRLGAWTYRRRRTVVVAWLAVLVAAGALAATAGGPYRDDFSIPGSRAQQTLDTVAERFPASSGASAQVVFVAPAGHRVTERRAVIEQTLGAAAKLPQVAGVVDPFTAKTVSADGRVALANVGYHRKRADLADGTLAALEDVFGPGREAGLRVEFGGSAYDGADESGHGTEAAGLLIALVVLVITFGSLVTAGLPLLTALLGVGVTVAGLTTVAGMLTLPPTAPALALMLGIAVGIDYALFIVARHRSQLASGMAVAESAARATGTAGTAVAFAGLTVVIALAGLTVVRIPFLTAMGLAASAAVVVAVLVAVTLIPAVLGFAGDRLRPKPGSRAVRHAAGDGRSGIGGRWIRLVTRRPLVTTLAVVAALGVMAVPATGLRLGLTDNGSAPAASTQRQAYDLIAAAFGPGFNGPLLVLADLAGSGDGQAAATGLAERLGAVDGVLAAGRPQLSADGRYAMLTVIPETGPQDERTERVVADLEAVGGGSVAVTGVTAIGIDISAQLEASLVSFALVVVGLALLLLLLAFRSLVVPLTATLGFLLSVGATLGAVVVVFQWGWLADLVGVARTGPVISFMPIILMAVLFGLAMDYQVFLVSRMHEEYAHGGDPGRAVSRGFRASARVVAAAALIMISVFASFVPGGDATLKPIAFALAVGVLLDAFLVRMTLVPAVLALTRHGAWWLPRWLDRVLPNLDVEGVQLSRPVPEHSAVPVAVV, from the coding sequence ATGGCCGCACTGCTCTACCGGCTCGGTGCCTGGACGTACCGGCGCCGCCGTACCGTCGTGGTGGCCTGGCTGGCCGTCCTCGTCGCCGCCGGGGCACTCGCCGCCACCGCTGGCGGCCCGTACCGGGACGACTTCTCGATCCCCGGCTCCCGCGCCCAGCAGACCCTGGACACCGTCGCCGAGCGGTTCCCGGCCTCGTCGGGTGCCTCCGCGCAGGTGGTGTTCGTCGCGCCCGCCGGTCACCGGGTCACCGAGCGGAGAGCCGTCATCGAGCAGACCCTCGGCGCCGCCGCGAAGCTGCCGCAGGTGGCCGGGGTGGTGGACCCGTTCACCGCGAAGACGGTCTCGGCGGACGGTCGCGTCGCGCTGGCGAACGTGGGCTACCACCGCAAGCGCGCCGACCTGGCGGACGGCACCCTCGCGGCGCTGGAGGACGTCTTCGGACCGGGCCGGGAGGCCGGGTTGCGGGTCGAGTTCGGCGGGTCGGCGTACGACGGCGCCGACGAAAGTGGCCACGGCACCGAGGCGGCCGGGTTGCTGATCGCGCTGGTCGTCCTCGTCATCACCTTCGGTTCCCTGGTGACGGCCGGGCTGCCGCTGCTCACCGCGCTGCTCGGGGTGGGCGTCACCGTCGCCGGCCTGACCACGGTGGCGGGGATGCTGACGCTGCCGCCGACCGCGCCGGCCCTGGCCCTCATGCTCGGAATCGCGGTCGGCATCGACTACGCGCTCTTCATCGTCGCTCGGCACCGGTCCCAGTTGGCGTCCGGCATGGCCGTGGCCGAGTCCGCCGCCCGGGCGACCGGCACGGCCGGTACCGCCGTGGCCTTCGCCGGGCTCACCGTGGTCATCGCGCTGGCCGGGCTGACCGTCGTGCGGATCCCGTTCCTGACCGCGATGGGACTGGCCGCCTCCGCCGCCGTGGTCGTCGCGGTGCTGGTGGCGGTCACCCTGATCCCGGCCGTGCTGGGCTTCGCCGGAGACCGGCTGCGCCCGAAGCCCGGCTCGCGGGCCGTCCGGCATGCGGCCGGGGACGGCCGGAGCGGCATCGGCGGGCGCTGGATCCGGCTGGTCACCCGCCGGCCACTGGTCACCACGCTCGCTGTCGTCGCGGCGCTCGGCGTAATGGCCGTACCGGCGACCGGGTTGCGGCTCGGGCTCACCGACAACGGTTCCGCCCCGGCGGCCAGCACGCAACGGCAGGCGTACGACCTGATTGCCGCCGCCTTCGGACCGGGCTTCAACGGCCCGCTGCTGGTCCTGGCCGACCTCGCGGGCAGCGGCGACGGACAGGCCGCCGCCACGGGGCTGGCCGAGCGGCTCGGTGCGGTGGACGGGGTGCTCGCCGCCGGGCGCCCGCAACTCTCCGCGGACGGCCGGTACGCGATGCTGACGGTGATTCCCGAGACCGGGCCGCAGGACGAACGTACCGAACGGGTGGTGGCCGACCTCGAGGCCGTGGGCGGGGGATCCGTGGCGGTGACCGGCGTGACCGCGATCGGGATCGACATCTCCGCGCAACTGGAGGCTTCGCTCGTCTCCTTCGCCCTGGTCGTCGTGGGTCTGGCCCTTCTGCTGTTGCTGCTGGCCTTCCGGTCGCTGGTGGTGCCGCTGACGGCGACTCTGGGCTTCCTGCTCTCGGTCGGCGCGACGTTGGGCGCGGTGGTCGTGGTCTTCCAGTGGGGCTGGCTCGCCGATCTGGTCGGGGTCGCGCGGACCGGGCCGGTGATCAGCTTTATGCCGATCATCCTGATGGCGGTGCTCTTCGGCCTGGCGATGGACTACCAGGTCTTCCTGGTCAGCCGGATGCACGAGGAGTACGCCCACGGCGGCGACCCGGGACGCGCGGTCAGTCGCGGATTCCGGGCCTCGGCCCGGGTGGTCGCGGCGGCCGCCCTGATCATGATCTCGGTTTTCGCGAGCTTCGTCCCGGGCGGCGACGCCACGCTGAAGCCGATCGCCTTCGCGCTCGCGGTGGGTGTCCTGCTGGACGCGTTCCTGGTCCGGATGACGCTCGTGCCGGCGGTGCTGGCGCTCACCCGGCACGGCGCCTGGTGGCTGCCGCGCTGGCTCGACCGGGTACTGCCGAACCTGGACGTGGAGGGTGTGCAGCTCAGCCGGCCGGTGCCGGAGCACTCTGCCGTCCCCGTCGCGGTGGTGTGA
- a CDS encoding cell wall metabolism sensor histidine kinase WalK has translation MNRSAKWRLALVALVAGPEAAAITAKVQRAFDAQRRAEERLRSFVADASHELRTPLATMHGWIDLYVQGGLRDPEQLDRAMERMQAEVGRMRLLVDELALLAQLDGARPLDLGPVDVVAVAGEVVDDARVVGADRTITLDGVPAAVVDGDGPRIRQVLRNLVGNAVQHTRPGAPVTVTVSDQGAEVVVTVRDEGDGIAPEHLPYVFERFYRADPSRSRDGAGSSGLGLAIVEAIVAAHGGTAGVTSVPGRGTTVRVTFPARALPAGPERTGRPARPGRAR, from the coding sequence GTGAACCGCTCCGCGAAATGGCGACTGGCCCTCGTCGCGCTCGTCGCCGGCCCGGAGGCCGCCGCGATCACCGCCAAGGTGCAGCGGGCCTTCGACGCCCAGCGGCGGGCCGAGGAGCGGCTGCGCAGCTTCGTCGCCGACGCCAGCCACGAGCTGCGTACGCCGCTGGCGACCATGCACGGCTGGATCGACCTCTACGTCCAGGGTGGACTGCGCGACCCCGAGCAGCTCGACCGCGCGATGGAACGGATGCAGGCCGAGGTGGGCCGGATGCGGCTGCTCGTCGACGAGCTGGCGCTGCTGGCCCAGCTCGACGGGGCGCGGCCGCTGGACCTCGGACCGGTGGACGTGGTGGCGGTGGCCGGCGAGGTGGTGGACGACGCCCGGGTGGTCGGCGCCGACCGAACCATCACCCTGGACGGCGTGCCGGCGGCGGTCGTCGACGGGGACGGCCCGCGCATCCGGCAGGTGCTGCGCAACCTCGTCGGCAACGCGGTGCAGCACACCCGGCCCGGCGCGCCGGTCACGGTGACGGTCAGCGATCAGGGTGCGGAGGTGGTGGTCACGGTACGCGACGAGGGCGACGGGATCGCGCCGGAGCATTTGCCGTACGTCTTCGAGCGCTTCTACCGCGCCGACCCCAGTCGCAGCCGCGACGGCGCCGGCTCGTCCGGCCTGGGTCTGGCCATCGTCGAGGCGATCGTGGCCGCGCACGGCGGCACGGCCGGGGTCACCTCGGTACCCGGGCGGGGCACCACCGTCCGGGTCACCTTCCCGGCGAGGGCTCTCCCCGCCGGGCCGGAGCGCACCGGTCGGCCGGCCCGACCCGGTCGGGCGCGCTGA
- a CDS encoding MFS transporter — translation MSIAGRTRLPPGASLLLLASILVSFLAASAAPTPLYGIYQERWHFSPITTTVVFAVYAVAVLASLLTFGRLSDHVGRRPVLAVAIAVQMASLVIFVFADGVPALLAARLVQGLAAGAATGAVGAAMLDIGRARGTLANAIAPGIGTGSGALLSALFIRFLPAPTRLVYVVLFGVLLIQAVALALMPETVTPTAGARRSLRPEIRLPRAVRGPVLVVAPVLFAVWALAGFFGALGPALVRALMNTSIVTAGLVLFVFALFGSVAVLLMRDTAARTVILVGITALILGMIVTLVSVMASSVPGFFVGLALGGIGFGGGFQGSLKTVMPLVEAHERAGVLSLLYVICYVGFGLPTVIAGFLVVYAGGLPRTADEYSVAVILLALVALFGVRRATSPR, via the coding sequence ATGAGCATCGCCGGGCGGACGCGACTCCCACCGGGTGCCTCGCTGTTGCTGCTCGCGTCGATCCTGGTGTCGTTCCTGGCCGCGTCGGCAGCCCCGACCCCGCTCTACGGGATCTACCAGGAGCGCTGGCACTTCTCGCCGATCACCACCACGGTGGTGTTCGCCGTCTACGCCGTCGCGGTGCTGGCGTCGCTGCTCACCTTCGGCAGGCTCTCCGACCATGTCGGCCGGCGTCCGGTCCTGGCCGTGGCGATCGCGGTGCAGATGGCCTCGCTGGTGATCTTCGTCTTCGCCGACGGCGTACCCGCGCTGCTGGCCGCCCGCCTCGTGCAGGGGCTCGCGGCCGGCGCCGCCACCGGTGCCGTCGGCGCCGCCATGCTCGACATCGGCCGGGCCCGGGGCACGCTCGCGAACGCGATCGCCCCGGGCATCGGAACCGGCAGCGGTGCCCTGCTTTCGGCGCTGTTCATCCGCTTCCTGCCCGCCCCGACCCGACTGGTGTACGTCGTCCTCTTCGGCGTCCTGCTGATCCAGGCCGTGGCGCTCGCGCTGATGCCGGAGACGGTCACCCCGACGGCGGGGGCGCGCCGGAGCCTCCGGCCGGAGATCCGGCTGCCCCGTGCCGTGCGCGGCCCGGTACTGGTCGTCGCGCCGGTGCTCTTCGCGGTCTGGGCACTGGCCGGCTTCTTCGGCGCGCTGGGTCCGGCGCTGGTACGCGCCCTGATGAACACCTCGATCGTGACCGCCGGTCTGGTGCTCTTCGTCTTCGCTCTCTTCGGTTCGGTCGCCGTACTGCTGATGCGGGACACCGCCGCGAGGACCGTGATCCTCGTCGGGATCACCGCACTCATCCTGGGCATGATCGTCACGCTGGTGTCGGTCATGGCCAGCTCCGTCCCCGGTTTCTTCGTCGGCCTCGCGCTCGGGGGCATCGGCTTCGGTGGCGGTTTTCAGGGTAGCCTCAAGACCGTCATGCCGCTCGTCGAGGCGCACGAACGTGCCGGCGTGCTCTCCCTGCTGTACGTCATCTGCTACGTCGGCTTCGGCCTGCCGACCGTCATCGCCGGCTTCCTGGTGGTCTACGCCGGTGGCCTGCCCCGGACCGCCGACGAATACTCCGTCGCGGTCATCCTGCTCGCCCTGGTCGCCCTCTTCGGGGTACGCCGGGCCACGAGTCCGCGCTAG
- a CDS encoding bifunctional 2-polyprenyl-6-hydroxyphenol methylase/3-demethylubiquinol 3-O-methyltransferase UbiG translates to MDWVRDFYTRTGRWWGDAEGQVGERDHRRIALLHRYVGEAPTRVLELGAGYGTTALAAARAGHDVTAVEISDRADRAAGLPEAAGPGTLTVVKDDFYRVRLSGRFPAVCYWNGFGVGSDADQRRLLRRVATEWLAPGGTALVDVMNPFVWARWDGDEEEKPARPDDGYPYAVSNRTVFDPVTCVAVDTWWESGSPDQRISQYLRCYTPADLMLLLEGTGLRLDRLVVGEEETPVVPRPGSTALLREHDEYVAVLRHG, encoded by the coding sequence GTGGACTGGGTACGGGACTTCTACACACGGACCGGTCGGTGGTGGGGGGACGCGGAGGGGCAGGTCGGGGAGCGGGACCACCGCCGGATCGCCCTGCTGCACCGGTACGTCGGCGAAGCACCGACGCGGGTGCTGGAACTCGGCGCCGGGTACGGGACCACGGCACTCGCCGCCGCGCGGGCCGGACACGACGTCACGGCCGTGGAGATCAGCGACCGGGCCGACCGGGCCGCCGGGCTGCCGGAAGCTGCCGGACCTGGCACCCTGACCGTGGTCAAGGACGACTTCTACCGGGTACGACTCTCGGGACGCTTCCCGGCGGTGTGCTACTGGAACGGCTTCGGTGTCGGTTCCGACGCCGACCAGCGCCGGCTGCTGCGACGCGTCGCCACCGAGTGGCTCGCCCCCGGCGGCACCGCCCTCGTCGACGTGATGAACCCGTTCGTCTGGGCGCGTTGGGACGGTGACGAGGAGGAGAAGCCGGCGCGACCCGACGACGGCTATCCGTACGCGGTGTCGAACCGCACGGTCTTCGACCCGGTCACCTGCGTGGCGGTCGACACCTGGTGGGAGAGTGGCAGTCCCGACCAGCGGATCAGCCAGTACCTGCGCTGCTACACGCCGGCAGACCTGATGCTGCTGCTGGAGGGCACCGGCCTGCGCCTGGATCGGCTGGTGGTCGGCGAGGAGGAGACGCCGGTGGTGCCCCGGCCGGGATCGACCGCCCTGCTGCGCGAGCATGACGAGTACGTGGCCGTCCTCCGGCACGGTTAG
- a CDS encoding penicillin acylase family protein has product MRISATALRRIRRVGLWSAVVAVVVAMAASGFALWSVRHPFPTTDGELRLAVLTAPVTVLRDGNGIPQIYAENEDDLFRAQGYVHAQDRFWEMDLRRHITAGRLAEMFGPDQVETDVFVRTLGWREAARAEWDRLSPDARRRLLSYAAGVNAWIEANGGRDAHRGKALQYSVLAVLSPGYRVEPWDPVDSVAWLKAMAWDLVGNLWQEINRAAVVLEGRSRTQAEELYPAYPSEAHQPIVPMEPAAGPEAEPRRSTPVGGLSPDDLEQARDGLETVRRAAASLPEPVRPGGPGTGSNSWVVAGARTASGAPILVNDPHLAPSLPGVWYQLGLHCDCGYRVAGFSFAGMPGVVIGHNERIAWGLTNLPTDVTDLYLERLDGDRYAVGDQWRPLAVREERISVAGESARTVRIRHTRHGPLLSDAFGQLRDIGAKPPLGPDGAPAETAQPAPGGGYAVALAWTALEPGRSVEALFAVNQARNWADFRAATALFDSPAQNFVYADVDGNIGYQAAGSVPVRGAGDGRWMSPGWDPAYDWTGRLPFAELPHLFNPEGGVIVTANQAVTAPDSRRWLTADWSYGYRSDRIGDLLAESAGRRLDLADMERMLTDDRNGLAPELVPALLAVPAERLGGGPSAGRDLLRDWDFRQPADCADGGAGCRSSAAAAFFNATWRHLLAGVFDELPEHEPPLGDDRWFVVVARLLDQPDASWWDRQETGQVERRDDMLAAAMRAAHEELTAAQGDEPDGWRWGRAHTLTPRDQSFGVSGVGAVEWLFNHDPVPVSGGTDAVNATAWNAADGYEVTELPSMRMAVDLADLNAARWVQVTGNSGHAYHPHHTDQLDVWRTGRMLRWYWLRADIEAAAEDTLTLRP; this is encoded by the coding sequence ATGAGGATCTCGGCCACCGCGCTCCGGCGCATCCGTCGGGTCGGCCTGTGGTCGGCCGTCGTGGCGGTGGTGGTCGCGATGGCCGCGAGCGGGTTCGCGCTGTGGAGCGTCCGGCACCCCTTCCCGACCACCGACGGCGAGCTGCGGCTGGCCGTGCTGACCGCTCCGGTCACGGTGCTGCGGGACGGCAACGGGATCCCGCAGATCTACGCCGAGAACGAGGACGACCTGTTCCGCGCCCAGGGGTACGTGCACGCCCAGGACCGCTTCTGGGAGATGGACCTGCGCCGGCACATCACCGCCGGCCGGCTCGCCGAGATGTTCGGGCCGGACCAGGTGGAGACCGACGTGTTCGTGCGTACCCTCGGCTGGCGCGAGGCCGCACGCGCCGAGTGGGACCGGCTGTCGCCGGACGCGCGGCGGCGGCTGCTCAGCTACGCGGCCGGGGTCAACGCCTGGATCGAGGCGAACGGCGGCCGGGACGCCCACCGGGGCAAGGCGTTGCAGTATTCCGTGCTGGCCGTACTGAGTCCCGGCTACCGGGTGGAGCCCTGGGACCCGGTCGACAGTGTCGCGTGGCTCAAGGCGATGGCCTGGGACCTCGTCGGCAACCTGTGGCAGGAGATCAACCGTGCCGCCGTGGTGCTGGAGGGTCGCAGCCGAACCCAGGCCGAGGAGCTGTATCCGGCGTACCCGAGCGAGGCGCACCAGCCGATCGTCCCGATGGAGCCGGCAGCCGGCCCGGAGGCCGAACCCCGGCGTAGCACGCCCGTCGGCGGCCTCTCCCCGGACGACCTGGAGCAGGCCCGGGACGGCCTGGAGACGGTACGGCGGGCGGCGGCGAGCCTTCCGGAGCCGGTCCGTCCGGGTGGTCCGGGTACGGGATCCAACTCGTGGGTGGTCGCCGGTGCGCGGACCGCCTCCGGCGCACCCATCCTGGTCAACGACCCGCATCTGGCACCGTCCCTGCCCGGCGTCTGGTACCAGCTCGGGCTGCACTGCGACTGCGGATACCGGGTCGCCGGCTTCAGCTTCGCGGGGATGCCAGGTGTGGTGATCGGGCACAACGAGCGGATCGCCTGGGGGCTGACGAACCTGCCCACCGACGTGACCGACCTGTATCTGGAGCGGCTCGACGGTGACCGCTACGCGGTCGGCGACCAGTGGCGTCCGCTGGCGGTCCGGGAGGAACGGATCAGCGTCGCGGGCGAGTCGGCGCGTACCGTCCGGATCCGGCACACCCGGCACGGGCCGCTGCTCTCGGACGCCTTCGGGCAGTTGCGCGACATCGGCGCGAAGCCGCCGCTCGGTCCGGACGGTGCCCCGGCCGAGACCGCCCAGCCGGCGCCCGGTGGCGGCTACGCGGTCGCGCTGGCCTGGACCGCGCTCGAGCCCGGGCGCAGCGTCGAGGCGCTCTTCGCGGTCAACCAGGCCAGGAACTGGGCCGACTTCCGCGCCGCCACCGCCCTCTTCGACAGCCCGGCACAGAACTTCGTCTACGCCGACGTGGACGGCAACATCGGTTACCAGGCGGCGGGTTCGGTGCCGGTGCGCGGGGCCGGCGACGGGCGTTGGATGTCGCCGGGCTGGGATCCCGCCTACGACTGGACCGGCCGGCTGCCCTTCGCCGAGCTGCCGCACCTGTTCAACCCCGAGGGCGGCGTGATCGTCACCGCGAACCAGGCGGTGACCGCGCCGGACTCCCGCCGGTGGCTCACCGCGGACTGGTCGTACGGGTACCGCAGCGACCGGATCGGCGACCTGCTGGCCGAATCGGCGGGCCGGCGGCTCGACCTGGCCGACATGGAGCGGATGCTGACCGACGACCGCAACGGACTGGCCCCGGAGCTGGTCCCGGCGCTGCTGGCCGTGCCGGCGGAGCGGCTCGGCGGTGGACCGTCCGCCGGGCGGGACCTGTTGCGGGACTGGGACTTCCGGCAGCCGGCCGACTGCGCCGACGGCGGTGCCGGTTGCCGCTCCTCGGCCGCGGCCGCGTTCTTCAACGCGACCTGGCGGCACCTGCTGGCCGGAGTCTTCGACGAACTGCCCGAGCACGAGCCGCCGCTCGGCGACGACCGGTGGTTCGTGGTCGTGGCGAGGCTGCTCGACCAGCCGGACGCCTCGTGGTGGGACCGGCAGGAGACCGGCCAGGTCGAGCGGCGCGACGACATGCTCGCCGCCGCGATGCGGGCGGCGCACGAGGAGCTGACCGCCGCGCAGGGCGACGAGCCGGACGGGTGGCGGTGGGGCAGGGCACACACCCTCACCCCCCGGGACCAGAGTTTCGGCGTCTCCGGTGTGGGTGCGGTCGAGTGGCTCTTCAACCACGACCCGGTGCCGGTCTCCGGCGGTACCGACGCGGTGAACGCCACCGCCTGGAACGCGGCGGACGGCTACGAGGTGACCGAGCTGCCGTCGATGCGGATGGCGGTGGACCTGGCCGACCTGAACGCCGCCCGCTGGGTGCAGGTCACCGGCAATTCGGGGCACGCCTACCACCCCCACCACACCGACCAGCTCGACGTCTGGCGTACCGGCCGGATGCTGCGGTGGTACTGGCTGCGCGCCGACATCGAGGCGGCGGCCGAGGACACCCTGACCCTGCGGCCGTAG
- a CDS encoding response regulator transcription factor yields the protein MDSILVVDDDPGLRELLVSALRFAGFEVEAVGDVPAALAAIGAGTPDAIVLDVMLPGTDGFDLLHLLRSRGVQVPVMFLTARDEVDDRVRGLRLGGDDYLSKPFNVVEVAARLEALLRRSRHLPPTVPEGVLRCGDLEMDEARHTVTRGGRPIELSPTEFRLLRYLLANSGRVVSKAQILDHVWQYDFGGDAAVVERFVSNLRRKIDFGGPSLIHTVRGFGYSLRPVPQ from the coding sequence GTGGACAGCATTCTGGTGGTGGACGACGATCCGGGCCTGCGGGAGCTGCTGGTCTCCGCGCTGCGGTTCGCGGGGTTCGAGGTCGAGGCCGTCGGCGACGTCCCGGCCGCCCTCGCCGCGATCGGGGCGGGTACGCCCGACGCGATCGTGCTGGACGTGATGCTGCCCGGTACGGACGGCTTCGACCTGCTGCACCTGCTGCGCTCGCGGGGCGTCCAGGTGCCGGTGATGTTCCTGACCGCCCGCGACGAGGTGGACGACCGGGTACGCGGCCTGCGTCTGGGCGGCGACGACTACCTCAGCAAGCCGTTCAACGTGGTCGAGGTCGCCGCGCGGCTGGAGGCGCTGCTGCGACGCTCCCGGCACCTGCCGCCGACGGTGCCGGAGGGGGTGCTGCGCTGCGGCGACCTGGAGATGGACGAGGCCCGGCACACGGTGACCAGGGGAGGGCGCCCGATCGAGCTTTCCCCGACCGAGTTCCGACTGCTGCGCTACCTGCTGGCCAACAGCGGGCGGGTGGTCTCCAAGGCGCAGATCCTGGACCACGTCTGGCAGTACGACTTCGGTGGCGACGCGGCCGTGGTCGAGCGGTTCGTCTCCAACCTGCGACGAAAGATCGACTTCGGCGGGCCGTCGCTGATCCACACCGTGCGGGGATTCGGATACAGCCTGCGGCCGGTGCCGCAGTGA
- a CDS encoding SDR family oxidoreductase, with amino-acid sequence MLRLCQDGVVVVTGGTSGVGEAIARTVAREGAVGIVVAGRDRERGAAVAAALAGPNCSAEFVPAHLEDPDDCRAVVRRAVERFGRVDALVNSAADTARSTLDETTPAFFDRMMAVNVRAPMLTMQEAIRDMRRRRAPGAIVNILSTSAHGGQPHLCAYSTSKGALATLTRNVAHAHRRDRIRVNGLCLGWTDTPHEDRVQRSFHGRAPGWLAEAEAATPMGRLVKPAEVAEMVALLLSDRVGVVTGSLVEFSQDVLGGAD; translated from the coding sequence GTGCTGAGACTGTGTCAGGACGGGGTCGTCGTGGTCACCGGCGGCACGTCGGGAGTCGGCGAGGCGATCGCCCGGACAGTCGCCCGCGAGGGCGCGGTCGGGATCGTAGTCGCCGGCCGGGACCGCGAGCGTGGCGCCGCGGTGGCCGCCGCACTGGCCGGCCCGAACTGCTCCGCCGAGTTCGTCCCGGCACACCTGGAGGACCCGGACGACTGCCGGGCGGTGGTCCGGCGGGCCGTCGAACGGTTCGGCCGGGTCGACGCTCTCGTCAACAGCGCGGCGGACACGGCACGGTCCACCCTGGACGAGACCACGCCCGCCTTCTTCGACCGGATGATGGCGGTCAACGTGCGCGCGCCGATGCTGACGATGCAGGAGGCGATCCGGGACATGCGCCGCCGCCGGGCCCCGGGTGCGATCGTCAACATCCTCTCGACGAGCGCGCACGGCGGGCAGCCACACCTCTGCGCGTACTCCACCTCGAAGGGCGCGCTGGCGACCCTCACCCGCAACGTCGCGCACGCCCACCGCCGGGACCGGATCCGGGTCAACGGGCTCTGCCTGGGCTGGACCGACACCCCGCACGAGGACCGGGTGCAGCGGTCGTTCCACGGCCGGGCGCCGGGCTGGCTCGCGGAGGCGGAGGCGGCGACGCCGATGGGTCGCCTGGTCAAACCGGCCGAGGTCGCCGAGATGGTGGCGCTGCTGCTCTCCGACCGCGTCGGCGTGGTGACGGGTTCGCTCGTCGAGTTCTCCCAGGACGTCCTCGGCGGCGCGGACTGA
- a CDS encoding pyridoxal-phosphate dependent enzyme: protein MGEVTGTRRVHGCELLEYRYGPDLVPPAGPVTSMWRYRSLLPVDDGPVRYPLPVGGTPLVAPPRLRARLGVPELWLKDETRGPSASNKDRATALVIEDGLRRGISTVTTASTGNAAVATALGAAAAGLRAVILVPVDCDPEKVSLMRSAGALVVRVARGYDAAFDLSRKAAATFGWLDRNTGANPLTTEAKKTVAWEIWEQLGRRCPDVVVAPVGDGPTLAALAKGFDELVLCGAVRRLPRLVGVQAEACQPLVHRWAGTAPSARTTDPAGTVADGIAVDRPVAGDLALDAVRRSGGAMVAVSDAALLDAVRLLAQAAGVGSEPAGAAALAGLVAALEQELLDRSESVAVLVTGRELRAGPAAAGPDAPVVDGDLDELAECLAVASDA from the coding sequence GTGGGCGAGGTGACCGGGACCCGCCGGGTGCACGGGTGCGAGCTGCTGGAGTACCGGTACGGGCCCGACCTGGTGCCGCCGGCCGGGCCGGTCACCTCGATGTGGCGGTACCGCTCGCTGCTGCCGGTCGACGACGGCCCGGTCCGGTACCCACTCCCGGTCGGCGGTACGCCCCTGGTGGCGCCGCCCCGGCTGCGCGCCCGGCTCGGCGTGCCGGAACTCTGGCTCAAGGACGAGACCCGGGGCCCCAGCGCGTCCAACAAGGACCGGGCCACCGCCCTGGTCATCGAGGACGGACTGCGGCGCGGGATCTCCACCGTCACCACGGCGTCGACCGGGAACGCGGCGGTGGCGACCGCGCTGGGCGCCGCCGCGGCCGGCCTGCGCGCCGTGATCCTGGTGCCGGTGGACTGCGACCCGGAGAAGGTGTCCCTGATGCGCTCCGCCGGTGCGCTGGTGGTCCGGGTGGCCCGGGGCTACGACGCCGCGTTCGACCTGTCGCGGAAGGCCGCCGCGACCTTCGGCTGGCTCGACCGCAACACCGGGGCGAACCCGCTCACCACCGAGGCGAAGAAGACCGTGGCCTGGGAGATCTGGGAGCAGCTCGGCCGCCGGTGCCCCGACGTGGTGGTCGCGCCGGTCGGCGACGGGCCGACGCTCGCCGCGCTCGCCAAGGGCTTCGACGAACTGGTGCTCTGCGGGGCGGTGCGCCGGCTGCCCCGGCTGGTCGGGGTGCAGGCCGAGGCCTGCCAGCCGCTGGTGCACCGCTGGGCGGGTACGGCACCGTCGGCGCGGACCACGGACCCCGCCGGTACGGTGGCGGACGGCATCGCCGTGGACCGTCCGGTCGCCGGTGATCTGGCCCTCGACGCGGTACGTCGAAGCGGCGGCGCGATGGTGGCCGTCTCCGACGCCGCGTTGCTCGACGCGGTGCGGCTGCTCGCCCAGGCTGCCGGCGTCGGCAGCGAACCCGCCGGTGCGGCCGCTCTCGCCGGCCTGGTCGCGGCGCTGGAGCAGGAGCTGCTCGACCGCTCCGAGAGCGTCGCCGTGCTGGTCACCGGTCGGGAGTTGCGGGCCGGCCCGGCGGCGGCCGGTCCGGACGCGCCGGTCGTCGACGGCGACCTCGACGAACTGGCGGAGTGTCTGGCGGTCGCCTCCGACGCCTAG